One window of the Pieris brassicae chromosome 2, ilPieBrab1.1, whole genome shotgun sequence genome contains the following:
- the LOC123720303 gene encoding uncharacterized protein LOC123720303 isoform X1, with amino-acid sequence MEQMYLIEIFIDRVTIYATLEDEQSGANKNLIIKIRFGPKVEFIIKEGQLALNDDKKDDVMECDENGKRKWSRTIRVGKSYLFPSYPDTVLMILSKFPLEIEIWNDDENEVEIFVGVGTMYWESEFFHMLKETAVANKIHEPLTIKQNTPLFGECYCKRVGEISFILRLSALGESIITEFQQLMTDPDAFVFRTNKAPSMFQCKRVEGDDKNFCMVGSLYETTTLEDPDVQNNAQQKIEICTELQSCGMGPKDGDYRCKHESKESQETQKKAYPINKIRMGDITGPCGNANCPLAHKVRTYIRNLEAYKEKAEGKVEGTKEEGTRKICGRCGCKNDKWHREGCPNKQGEENKAECTGCGGVTPAGETCEDRQNKLQAAFVFSVTQVPGFKESVYGSSYTVQNLATEYDLLLAGSSAPINTQSVCKCRQNTNQLNKSETRNTMSATDIKQPDNKASTRSLHNDTLVYNVELRDSSKRKMSVFNCVEIAQDKDCKCSPPKPSPPCKTFDCECIQKTTNIASRKAHKPYCPQYKHRNTCPIMRHEEEENKKQDPDEDEAEPLPYGLPPIQLGPCPVIGRPCSVPDGFARMYKTAAIAPQPPSYSDAGKICCSKEYERIKKAIADYMKYEKDHDFRCINKFNVDTERRCCDKEQRLLALAGKSCCGSHKLAIQENNEDK; translated from the coding sequence ATGGAGCAAATGTACCTCATCGAGATTTTCATAGACCGAGTGACAATATACGCCACCTTAGAAGATGAACAAAGTGGTGccaataaaaatcttattatcaaaataagaTTTGGACCCAaagttgaatttattattaaagaaggACAATTAGCCTTGAATGATGACAAAAAAGATGATGTTATGGAATGTGATGAAAATGGTAAAAGAAAATGGTCAAGAACGATAAGAGTAGGCAAATCATATCTGTTTCCATCTTATCCTGATACTGTACTCATGATTTTAAGCAAGTTTCCTTTAGAGATTGAGATATGGAATGACGATGAGAATGAAGTGGAAATATTTGTCGGTGTTGGAACCATGTATTGGGAAAGTGAATTTTTCCATATGCTAAAGGAGACAGCTGTAGCTAATAAGATACACGAACCACTTACTATTAAGCAGAATACACCTTTGTTTGGTGAATGTTATTGTAAAAGGGTTGGCGAAATCTCTTTCATTCTTAGACTTAGTGCATTGGGAGAAAGTATAATAACAGAATTTCAGCAACTTATGACTGACCCAGATGCCTTTGTTTTTAGAACTAATAAAGCACCGAGTATGTTTCAATGTAAAAGAGTAGAAGGGGatgataaaaacttttgtatgGTTGGTAGTTTATATGAAACTACAACACTTGAAGATCCTGATGTTCAAAACAATGCACAACAGAAGATTGAAATTTGTACTGAACTACAAAGTTGTGGTATGGGTCCAAAAGATGGAGACTATAGATGTAAACACGAATCGAAGGAGTCACAAGAAACACAAAAGAAAGCATAtcctattaataaaatacgtatGGGCGATATAACTGGTCCTTGTGGAAATGCTAATTGTCCGTTAGCCCATAAAGTAAGAACATATATCAGAAACTTAGAAGCTTATAAAGAAAAAGCAGAAGGTAAAGTGGAAGGTACAAAAGAAGAAGGGACACGGAAAATTTGTGGAAGGTGTGGTTGCAAAAATGACAAGTGGCATAGAGAAGGTTGTCCCAATAAACAGGGCGAAGAAAATAAAGCTGAGTGTACAGGTTGCGGTGGAGTGACACCCGCTGGAGAAACATGTGAGgatagacaaaataaattacaagcTGCTTTTGTATTTAGCGTTACACAAGTTCCAGGATTTAAGGAATCAGTATATGGTTCTAGCTATACAGTTCAAAATCTTGCTACcgaatatgatttattattggCTGGCTCAAGTGCTCCTATTAATACCCAAAGTGTATGTAAATGTCGTCAAAACACAAATCAACTAAATAAAAGTGAAACCAGAAATACAATGAGTGCAACGGATATTAAACAGCCTGATAATAAAGCATCCACGAGAAGCTTACACAATGATACTCTTGTTTATAACGTTGAACTGAGAGATTCATCGAAAAGAAAAATGTCTGTTTTTAACTGTGTAGAAATTGCTCAAGACAAGGATTGCAAATGCAGTCCTCCCAAACCTTCACCACCGTGTAAAACATTTGATTGTGAGTGTATTCAGAAGACTACTAATATAGCATCTCGTAAAGCACACAAACCCTATTGCCCACAATATAAACATCGAAACACATGCCCCATAATGAGGCacgaagaagaagaaaataagAAACAAGATCCAGATGAAGATGAAGCAGAACCTTTGCCTTATGGGCTACCTCCCATTCAACTCGGCCCCTGTCCTGTCATCGGTAGACCTTGCTCTGTTCCTGATGGTTTTGCTAGAATGTATAAGACAGCAGCAATAGCTCCACAACCACCCAGTTACAGCGATGCTGGTAAAATCTGTTGTTCAAAAGAGTATGAAAGGATAAAAAAAGCGATAGCTGATTATATGAAGTATGAAAAGGATCATGATTTCCGatgtataaataagtttaatgtGGACACTGAAAGACGGTGTTGTGATAAGGAGCAACGGCTGCTTGCTCTTGCTGGCAAATCTTGTTGTGGTTCTCATAAGCTAGCCATACAAGAGAATAATGAAGATAAATGA
- the LOC123720307 gene encoding uncharacterized protein LOC123720307: MLFKSLYICICIAFAYCEQEPRQPKIFSFDASKDDLQVGLDFSLPFITIPIKNSDQGSPFAHNDLSLPKIHVNLSSLIVGGLVFLVTTFISPLLHKSSSSYHRSSRVSDNIEHNPVMEFSKQIIEKNEGCLERFACVSSQQKHDMQYLKTMKRIMRNELLSSMLNTTALEEASNRGLRGYDCLGYEPCALMKEDFITIMDNIAAYQKPNKT; encoded by the exons ATGttgtttaaaagtttatatatttgtatttgcaTAGCATTTGCTTATTGTGAACAGGAGCCCAGACAAccgaaaatattttcttttgatgCTTCTAAAGACGATCTTCAG GTTGGATTAGATTTTTCACTACCTTTCATCACAATACCCATCAAAAATTCAGATCAAGGCTCACCATTCGCTCATAATGATTTG AGTTTACCAAAGATACACGTCAATCTTTCTTCACTAATCGTTGGAGGATTAGTATTCTTAGTGACAACTTTTATTTCGCCTCTTCTCCACAAATCTTCCAGTTCATACCATAGATCATCTAGAG tttcagATAACATTGAACATAATCCAGTTATGGAATTcagtaaacaaataattgagAAAAACGAGGGTTGTCTCGAAAGATTTGCATGTGTATCAAGTCAGCAGAAACATGatatgcaatatttaaaaacgatGAAACGAATTATGAG GAACGAACTCCTTTCCTCAATGTTAAACACCACAGCCTTAGAAGAGGCGTCTAACAGAGGCTTACGAGGGTACGATTGTCTTGGATACGAGCCTTGTGCTTTAATGAAAGAGGACTTTATTACGATCATGGATAACATCGCTGCATATCAAAAGCCGAATAAAACTTAA
- the LOC123720303 gene encoding uncharacterized protein LOC123720303 isoform X2 produces the protein MGDDEEGFKKEKKKASKYNYSFGDVHPGVTIGHKVCNPFSKPGYPVPAEMGWLWNATDVPGMKPRRGWAPGIIGKSVAKLMTFKCARQGQDKDKSKKKKKKGRATGADMGGGDSEPDEPLEPKPALRVQRKGDVFTIQVNPLKDLTEIAPNEDPYVDCDPMVFKIVKKRSPEEQAKVEARRMVKVKRQRDAEIRKALGEAVEDICKCAYMDVYCNDMSAIDNVIDSCPAFKEPPCVCQEESLSSLSSNATWDIEYTPPFGCFDLAPRKRQNYIHVETQYIPADAGIVDTPKIKCKKSCSSIRNPKKKVSKKVCCGPCP, from the exons atggGTGACGACGAAGAGGGCTTTAAAAAAGAGAAGAAAAAGGCATCGAAGTACAATTACAGCTTTGGAGATGTTCATCCTG GTGTCACAATTGGTCATAAGGTATGCAACCCATTTTCAAAACCCGGATATCCTGTGCCTGCCGAAATGGGTTGGCTATGGAACGCAACAGATGTTCCTGGTATGAAA CCACGGCGAGGTTGGGCACCAGGAATTATCGGAAAAAGTGTTGCAAAATTGATGACATTTAAATGCGCACGGCAAGGTCAAGATAAAGACAAAAgcaagaagaaaaaaaagaaggGTCGAGCGACCGGAGCTGATATGGGTGGTGGAGATTCGGAACCTGACGAGCCCTTGGAACCTAAGCCAGCTTTAAGAGTACAAAGAAAAGGCGACGTATTTACCATTCAG gtAAACCCGTTAAAAGACCTAACGGAAATAGCACCGAATGAAGACCCTTATGTAGACTGCGATCCAATGGTATTCAAGATTGTAAAGAAACGAAGCCCCGAGGAACAAGCCAAAGTCGAAGCACGTAGAATGGTAAAAGTCAAACGCCAGAGAGATGCAGAAATCCGAAAAGCTCTAGGAGAAGCCGTTGAGGATATTTGTAAATGTGCTTATATGGATGTGTATTGTAATGATATGAGTGCCATTGATAACGTGATAGATAGCTGTCCAGCGTTTAAAGAGCCCCCCTGTGTCTGTCAAGAGGAATCACTGAGTTCCTTATCCAGTAATGCGACTTGGGACATAGAGTATACGCCACCATTTGGGTGTTTCGATCTCGCCCCAAGAAAAAGACAAAATTACATACACGTTGAGACACAGTATATTCCGGCAGACGCAGGTATTGTCGACACTCctaaaattaaatgcaaaaaatCCTGTTCTTCGATAAGAAACCCGAAGAAGAAAGTTTCTAAGAAAGTATGCTGTGGTCCCTGtccataa